From Eleftheria terrae, the proteins below share one genomic window:
- a CDS encoding sulfonate ABC transporter substrate-binding protein produces MNDLDPQDQAVRRRLLLQAAVAFGLAGSLPTVRAQDAPAQLRIGFQKSAVNLVVLKQQGALEKRFPATRVQWVEFPAGPQLLEALAVGSLEFGLTGDTPPVFAQAAGKDLLYVGAEPAKPLSSAILVPPDSPLRSLGDLKGRRIALQKGSSSHYLLVRALHKAGLSWSDIQPVYLPPADARAAFERGSVDAWVIWDPYYAATELALRPRVLTDGRGLTGNNSFYLASRPLVHGHPQVVQALLAELSAADAWVQAHRKEAAQQVADFSGLSLATVHRFIARRPASPVRPLDAAAAREQQRVADTFRQLGLIPQPIQVADIVWQPGREGPALQAASRTAP; encoded by the coding sequence ATGAACGATCTCGATCCACAAGACCAGGCAGTGCGGCGCCGCCTGCTGCTGCAGGCCGCGGTGGCCTTCGGGTTGGCCGGCAGCCTGCCCACCGTGCGGGCCCAGGATGCGCCGGCGCAGCTGCGCATCGGCTTCCAGAAGTCGGCCGTCAACCTGGTGGTGCTCAAGCAGCAGGGCGCACTGGAGAAGCGCTTTCCCGCCACCCGGGTGCAATGGGTCGAGTTTCCGGCCGGCCCGCAGCTGCTGGAGGCGCTGGCGGTGGGCAGCCTCGAGTTCGGCCTCACCGGCGACACACCGCCGGTGTTCGCCCAGGCCGCCGGCAAGGACCTGCTGTATGTCGGCGCCGAGCCGGCCAAGCCGCTCAGTTCGGCGATCCTGGTGCCGCCCGATTCGCCGCTGCGCAGCCTGGGCGACCTGAAGGGCCGGCGCATCGCGCTGCAGAAGGGCTCCAGCTCGCACTACCTGCTGGTGCGTGCGTTGCACAAGGCCGGCCTGTCGTGGAGCGACATCCAGCCGGTCTACCTGCCGCCGGCCGATGCCCGGGCCGCTTTCGAGCGCGGCAGCGTCGATGCCTGGGTCATCTGGGACCCGTACTACGCCGCCACCGAACTGGCCCTGCGCCCGCGGGTGCTGACCGACGGGCGCGGGCTGACCGGCAACAACTCCTTCTACCTGGCTTCACGCCCGCTGGTGCACGGCCACCCGCAGGTGGTGCAGGCCCTGCTGGCCGAGCTATCGGCTGCCGACGCCTGGGTGCAGGCACACCGCAAGGAGGCCGCCCAGCAGGTGGCCGACTTCAGCGGCCTGAGCCTGGCCACCGTGCACCGGTTCATCGCGCGCCGCCCGGCCTCGCCGGTGCGCCCGCTCGATGCGGCCGCCGCGCGGGAGCAGCAACGGGTGGCCGACACCTTTCGCCAGCTCGGCCTCATTCCCCAGCCCATCCAGGTGGCGGACATCGTCTGGCAGCCGGGTCGCGAGGGCCCGGCCCTGCAGGCGGCGAGCCGGACCGCTCCCTGA
- a CDS encoding sulfonate ABC transporter substrate-binding protein encodes MNDLTSLRGARRTWLRIAAAATAALGLLASTATLAQTKEAAVLRIGYQKYGTLTLLKARGDLEKRLAPQGITVKWTEFPAGPQLLEGLNVGSIDFGTVGEAPPIFAQAAGADLVYVAHQPPAPAAEAIVVPAGSPLGSVAALKGKRVALNKGSNVHYLLVKALERAGLRLADIQPVYLPPADARAAFERGSVDAWVIWDPFLAAAEQQLGARVLADGRGLVANHQFYLAARRYAEQQPAVIRAVVEELARLDAWSQQHPAEVAQVLAPQIGLDVAITRRAADRFAYGIQPISPQVAAEQQKIADVFHQLKLIPKAIRIADALPAATATAASARGGQ; translated from the coding sequence ATGAACGACCTCACCTCCTTGCGCGGCGCACGCCGCACCTGGCTGCGGATCGCCGCCGCGGCGACCGCGGCCCTTGGCCTGCTGGCCAGCACCGCCACCTTGGCCCAGACGAAAGAGGCCGCGGTGCTGCGCATCGGCTACCAGAAGTACGGCACGCTGACCCTGCTGAAGGCGCGCGGTGACCTGGAGAAGCGCCTGGCGCCCCAGGGCATCACCGTGAAGTGGACCGAATTTCCGGCCGGCCCGCAGTTGCTCGAAGGGCTGAACGTCGGATCGATCGACTTCGGCACCGTCGGCGAGGCGCCGCCCATCTTCGCCCAGGCTGCCGGCGCGGACCTGGTCTACGTGGCTCACCAGCCGCCGGCACCGGCGGCCGAGGCGATCGTGGTGCCGGCCGGCTCGCCGCTCGGCTCGGTGGCGGCGCTCAAGGGCAAGCGGGTGGCGCTGAACAAGGGCTCCAACGTGCATTACCTGCTGGTGAAGGCACTCGAGCGGGCCGGCCTGAGGCTGGCCGACATCCAGCCGGTCTACCTGCCGCCGGCCGATGCGCGGGCCGCCTTCGAGCGCGGCAGCGTGGACGCCTGGGTCATCTGGGATCCCTTCCTCGCAGCGGCCGAGCAGCAGCTGGGCGCCCGCGTGCTGGCTGACGGCCGTGGCCTGGTCGCCAACCACCAGTTCTATCTGGCCGCTCGCCGCTATGCCGAGCAGCAGCCGGCCGTGATCCGCGCGGTGGTGGAGGAGCTGGCCCGGCTGGATGCCTGGTCGCAACAGCACCCGGCCGAGGTGGCGCAGGTGCTGGCACCTCAGATCGGCCTGGACGTGGCCATCACCCGGCGCGCCGCCGACCGCTTCGCCTACGGCATCCAGCCCATCAGCCCGCAGGTGGCGGCCGAGCAGCAAAAGATCGCCGACGTCTTCCATCAGCTGAAGCTGATTCCCAAGGCGATCCGCATCGCCGATGCGCTGCCGGCGGCGACGGCCACCGCCGCCTCGGCCCGCGGCGGGCAATGA
- a CDS encoding DUF3606 domain-containing protein, producing MPSTSTPAGGPQGPRIDIHREQDLREWSRKLDATPEQLKEAVQAVGDSADDVEMHLKGSRSTTNSDRMSGEAPRH from the coding sequence ATGCCCAGCACCAGCACCCCTGCAGGCGGACCGCAAGGCCCGCGCATCGACATCCATCGTGAACAGGACCTGCGCGAATGGTCCCGCAAGCTCGACGCCACGCCCGAACAATTGAAGGAAGCGGTTCAGGCCGTCGGCGACAGCGCCGACGATGTCGAGATGCACCTCAAGGGCAGCCGCAGCACGACCAATAGCGATCGCATGAGCGGGGAGGCGCCCAGGCACTGA
- a CDS encoding MFS transporter → MTDAHSGGPPAPIAPPLSRDRNFAWMIGGSMVSMLGDQCSLIALPWLVLQMTGDTLMLGVVLGLVSLPRALFILVGGALVDRHSPKRVLMRSKQVSAVLLLVLAGLLLGGGLSLWMVYLLAFGLGLASAFGIPSGTSLLPQVVARERLPAANSAMLGLRQLSMFIGPLLAGGLILWFGDAQAAAVSDARGLGLAFLLDAFSFVLSAWTLSKVRLREQAAPASGQGPRSAVLAAVAEGLRWCWNDRPLRASFLYWGGVALLIYGPIHIALPVLADQQPALGAAAFGLLTGAHGAGTLLGMVVSGVRPGLRARNLGTTLLLVDLLIGLLFMPLGCISALWQGMALLLVIGLFGGYMQVEVFTWLQQRVPPALLGRAMSLFLFIFMGLAPLSAAVSGWFMRHVSVAQLFAASGALLVAMVLLTLAGSRMREITDLPQAAREG, encoded by the coding sequence ATGACCGATGCCCACTCGGGCGGCCCCCCGGCCCCCATCGCACCGCCGCTGAGCCGCGACCGCAACTTCGCCTGGATGATCGGCGGCAGCATGGTGTCCATGCTGGGTGACCAGTGCAGCCTGATTGCCTTGCCCTGGCTGGTGCTGCAGATGACCGGCGACACCTTGATGCTCGGCGTGGTGCTGGGCCTGGTGAGCCTGCCGCGGGCCCTGTTCATCCTGGTGGGCGGTGCGCTGGTCGACCGGCATTCGCCCAAGCGGGTGCTGATGCGTTCCAAGCAGGTCAGCGCGGTGCTGCTGCTGGTGCTCGCGGGCCTGTTGCTCGGCGGTGGGCTGAGTTTGTGGATGGTCTACCTGCTGGCCTTCGGGTTGGGGTTGGCGTCGGCCTTCGGCATCCCGTCCGGCACTTCGCTATTGCCGCAGGTGGTGGCACGCGAGCGGCTGCCAGCGGCCAACAGTGCCATGCTGGGGCTGCGCCAGTTGTCGATGTTCATCGGCCCCTTGCTGGCCGGCGGGCTGATCCTGTGGTTCGGCGATGCGCAGGCCGCGGCGGTGAGCGATGCGCGTGGCCTGGGGCTGGCCTTCCTGCTCGACGCCTTCAGCTTCGTGCTCTCGGCCTGGACGCTGTCCAAGGTGCGCCTGCGTGAGCAGGCGGCACCGGCTTCCGGCCAGGGGCCCAGGTCGGCGGTGCTCGCCGCGGTAGCCGAAGGCCTGCGCTGGTGCTGGAACGACCGGCCGCTGCGGGCCAGCTTCCTCTATTGGGGCGGGGTGGCACTGCTGATCTACGGGCCCATTCACATCGCGCTGCCGGTGCTGGCCGACCAGCAACCGGCACTCGGCGCGGCGGCCTTTGGCTTGCTCACAGGAGCGCACGGTGCCGGCACCCTGCTCGGCATGGTGGTGTCCGGGGTGCGGCCGGGCCTGCGGGCACGCAACCTTGGCACCACCTTGCTGCTGGTGGACCTGCTCATCGGCCTGCTCTTCATGCCCCTGGGTTGCATCAGTGCCCTGTGGCAGGGCATGGCGCTGCTGCTGGTCATCGGGCTGTTCGGCGGCTACATGCAGGTGGAGGTCTTCACCTGGCTGCAGCAGCGGGTGCCACCGGCCTTGCTGGGGCGGGCCATGAGCCTCTTCCTCTTCATCTTCATGGGGCTCGCGCCATTGTCGGCCGCCGTCAGCGGCTGGTTCATGCGGCATGTGAGCGTGGCGCAGTTGTTCGCCGCCAGTGGCGCCCTGCTGGTCGCGATGGTGCTGCTGACCCTGGCGGGCTCGCGCATGCGGGAGATCACCGACCTGCCGCAGGCCGCCCGGGAAGGCTGA
- a CDS encoding MerR family transcriptional regulator → MRIGELARHAGLTVRTLHHYDAIGLLRPSARSEGGYRLYQPDDVARLHAIQALRHLGLSLDEVGRLLDEGGASLPCIVEQQIHAIDREIAQATQLRQRLMLLREKFSAGHVPEMGDWLASLHLMTTCDKYFTNEELHTIFGQWRLIASAWPPLMQAMRRAMEAGVAPESPEAQPLMVRWMSLMGIWMKGDFDLIRRWGEMYKREPEALRGNGPDPRMLAYVERGVNVRLELLGKYMSLAEMQRLALLPQAEWDTLVAAATELAQSAVPAEDERVRALARRWMGLMDRVAGHDRELRDRLLLAYRNEPVLAAGAALPPVLRAYLHAALVAPLDPVAA, encoded by the coding sequence ATGCGTATCGGTGAACTGGCCCGCCATGCCGGGCTGACGGTGAGGACACTGCACCATTACGACGCGATCGGCCTGCTGCGGCCTTCGGCGCGCTCGGAGGGCGGCTACCGGCTGTACCAGCCCGATGATGTCGCCCGGCTGCACGCCATCCAGGCCTTGCGGCACCTGGGGCTCTCGCTCGACGAAGTGGGGCGCCTGCTGGACGAGGGAGGCGCCTCGCTGCCCTGCATCGTCGAGCAGCAAATCCACGCGATCGACCGCGAGATCGCACAAGCCACGCAGCTCCGGCAGAGGCTCATGCTGCTGCGCGAGAAGTTCTCGGCCGGCCACGTGCCGGAGATGGGGGACTGGCTGGCCAGCCTGCACCTCATGACCACCTGCGACAAGTACTTCACCAACGAGGAGCTGCATACCATCTTCGGCCAGTGGCGCTTGATCGCCAGCGCCTGGCCGCCGCTGATGCAGGCCATGCGCCGCGCGATGGAAGCCGGCGTGGCACCCGAGAGCCCAGAGGCACAGCCGCTGATGGTGCGCTGGATGAGCCTGATGGGCATCTGGATGAAGGGCGATTTCGACCTCATCCGCCGCTGGGGCGAGATGTACAAGCGGGAGCCGGAAGCACTGCGCGGCAACGGGCCCGACCCGCGCATGCTGGCCTATGTCGAGCGAGGGGTGAACGTGCGGCTGGAGTTGCTGGGCAAGTACATGAGCCTGGCCGAGATGCAGCGGCTGGCGTTGCTGCCGCAGGCGGAGTGGGACACCCTGGTGGCCGCCGCCACCGAGCTGGCCCAGTCCGCCGTGCCGGCCGAGGATGAGAGGGTGCGGGCGCTGGCCCGGCGGTGGATGGGCCTGATGGACCGGGTGGCCGGCCACGACCGCGAGCTGCGCGACCGCTTGCTGCTGGCCTACCGCAACGAGCCGGTGCTGGCCGCCGGTGCGGCCCTTCCGCCCGTGCTGCGTGCCTACCTGCACGCCGCCCTGGTCGCACCGCTTGACCCTGTCGCTGCGTGA
- a CDS encoding serine hydrolase domain-containing protein produces MNRPLSGVVATTAVLAALNLVAAAGAAAAVESAEADATQAVGTSAAPATPDLATRVDAAIDRALASRRIVGAVVLVAQDGRLVYRRAAGLADREAGTPMREDAVFLLASVTKPIVSVAALRLVEQGRLRLEDPVSRWLPHFRPRTAEGAAPDITVHHLLTHTAGLGYDFMQPADGPYRRLGVSNGLDRPGPSLDENLRRIARAPLAYTPGHGWGYSMATDVLGAVVAKAAGQDLPAAVRRLVTAPLQMDDTRFSVVDRGRLVAHYADGQPAPVRMQGLQAVDFHGATVNFAPGRLLDRRAYPSGGAGMAGTAGDVLRFLETVRAGGGPLLRPETVALMSKAHVGAEARTEGPGWGFGYGWGVLLDPAAARSPQSAGTLQWGGAYGHKWFIDPQRRLTVVALTNTAFEGMAGVFTTDLRDAVYGAGTPAGGR; encoded by the coding sequence ATGAACAGGCCCCTTTCCGGCGTCGTCGCCACCACAGCGGTGCTCGCTGCCCTGAACCTCGTTGCCGCAGCGGGTGCCGCGGCCGCCGTCGAGTCCGCCGAGGCCGATGCCACCCAGGCGGTGGGCACCTCGGCGGCGCCGGCCACCCCCGACCTTGCCACGCGAGTGGATGCGGCCATCGATCGCGCCTTGGCTTCCCGCCGCATCGTCGGCGCCGTCGTCCTGGTGGCCCAGGACGGCCGGCTGGTCTACCGGCGAGCCGCCGGCCTGGCCGACCGCGAGGCCGGTACGCCGATGCGGGAAGACGCCGTCTTCCTGCTTGCCTCGGTGACCAAGCCGATCGTCAGCGTTGCTGCGCTGCGCCTGGTCGAGCAGGGCCGGTTGCGGCTGGAGGATCCGGTGAGCCGCTGGTTGCCGCACTTCCGCCCGCGCACCGCGGAGGGCGCCGCGCCGGACATCACGGTGCACCACCTGCTCACCCACACCGCCGGCCTGGGGTATGACTTCATGCAGCCAGCGGACGGCCCTTACCGCCGCCTGGGCGTCTCCAACGGACTGGACCGGCCGGGCCCCAGCCTGGACGAGAACCTGCGCCGCATCGCCCGTGCGCCACTGGCTTACACGCCGGGCCACGGCTGGGGCTACTCGATGGCCACCGACGTGCTCGGCGCGGTCGTCGCCAAGGCCGCCGGGCAGGACCTGCCGGCCGCAGTGCGTCGCCTGGTCACTGCACCGCTGCAGATGGACGACACCCGCTTCTCGGTGGTGGATCGAGGCCGCCTGGTGGCGCATTACGCCGACGGGCAGCCCGCGCCGGTGCGCATGCAGGGCCTGCAAGCGGTGGACTTCCATGGCGCCACGGTGAACTTCGCGCCCGGCCGCCTGCTGGACCGGCGCGCGTATCCGTCCGGTGGCGCCGGCATGGCCGGCACCGCGGGGGACGTGCTGCGATTCCTGGAGACCGTGCGCGCCGGCGGCGGCCCGCTGCTGCGGCCGGAGACGGTGGCCTTGATGAGCAAGGCCCATGTGGGTGCCGAGGCCCGGACCGAAGGCCCGGGCTGGGGATTTGGCTACGGCTGGGGCGTGTTGCTCGACCCGGCGGCGGCGCGCTCGCCGCAGTCGGCCGGCACGCTGCAGTGGGGCGGCGCCTATGGCCACAAGTGGTTCATCGACCCGCAGCGCCGCCTGACCGTGGTGGCCCTGACCAACACCGCTTTCGAAGGCATGGCCGGGGTGTTCACCACCGATCTGCGCGACGCGGTCTACGGCGCTGGCACGCCTGCCGGGGGGCGGTGA
- a CDS encoding LysR family transcriptional regulator: MKHLQGLVSFIESASGGSFTAAAAKLDLTPAAVSKNVMRLEQQLQVRLFNRTTRRLTLTEEGQAFLGKASEALRLLDAAVTEVTRAGGEPAGRVRISVGLAFGRRFVLPLLGKLAQRYPRLQVEVSLDNRPVDMVGEGYDIGLRGGHLMDSGLVARRISPLSVVLVASPAYLRRHGVPQTPEDLAGHRLLGVRFGTGMVPPWVFRKPSGRGRLEMQPQAQLWVSDPESLLDLAEAGEGIAQAGLPYIAPLLRAGRLQLLLHGQHEVGDRSIFLCYPHRQFLSQRVRVVVDALLASFEKEPDLHLDAAALPAAWCATPPRQAG, encoded by the coding sequence GTGAAACACCTGCAGGGGCTGGTCTCCTTCATCGAAAGCGCCAGCGGTGGCAGCTTCACCGCCGCGGCCGCGAAGCTCGACCTGACGCCGGCCGCCGTCAGCAAGAACGTGATGCGGCTCGAACAACAGCTGCAAGTGCGCCTGTTCAACCGCACGACACGGCGCCTGACACTCACTGAGGAAGGCCAGGCCTTCCTCGGCAAGGCCAGCGAAGCCCTGCGCCTGCTCGACGCCGCAGTGACGGAGGTCACCCGTGCCGGCGGCGAGCCGGCCGGGCGGGTGCGCATTTCGGTCGGGCTGGCCTTCGGTCGTCGCTTCGTGTTGCCGCTGCTGGGCAAGCTGGCCCAGCGCTATCCGCGCCTGCAGGTGGAGGTGAGCCTGGACAACCGGCCGGTCGACATGGTGGGTGAGGGCTATGACATCGGCCTGCGCGGCGGCCACCTGATGGATTCAGGCCTGGTCGCCCGCCGCATCTCGCCGCTCAGCGTGGTGCTGGTGGCGTCTCCCGCCTATTTGCGCCGGCATGGCGTGCCGCAGACGCCGGAGGACCTGGCCGGCCATCGGCTGCTCGGCGTGCGCTTCGGCACCGGGATGGTGCCGCCGTGGGTGTTTCGCAAGCCGTCCGGCCGCGGCCGGCTGGAGATGCAGCCGCAGGCCCAGCTGTGGGTGTCCGACCCCGAGTCCTTGCTCGACCTGGCGGAGGCCGGCGAAGGCATCGCCCAGGCCGGCCTGCCCTACATCGCGCCGCTGCTGCGGGCGGGGCGGTTGCAGCTGCTGCTGCATGGCCAGCATGAGGTGGGCGACCGCTCGATCTTCCTGTGCTATCCGCACCGGCAATTCCTCAGCCAGCGGGTGCGGGTGGTGGTGGACGCCCTGCTCGCGAGCTTCGAGAAGGAGCCCGACCTGCACCTGGACGCCGCGGCGCTGCCTGCCGCGTGGTGCGCCACGCCGCCGCGGCAGGCGGGCTAG